The Lonsdalea populi genome window below encodes:
- a CDS encoding PFL_4669 family integrating conjugative element protein — MADTANNSPDTPARGKAGALKSTLTVQLHTQYAILLWEGRQRQKESKKPQIVSMPQVIARAGKINADSDGDNPYADDAMLLLEQAIERGTARLQKAVAELEKTLSDLPGQITMSDVYSVSPLNIGVFSRTPLGYRCVWLLVGFDQLAMKAFQAWHYGLISRQKRDDLLSKGGHWVRQVYGVVQQYRSVSVTRDDIRLQTPAGLEAIKRLGEPDADILTGVKRSTFSPSLRNPVTVSADSSSDKGGNA, encoded by the coding sequence ATGGCAGATACAGCAAACAATTCTCCGGACACTCCCGCACGGGGAAAGGCGGGGGCACTGAAGTCGACTTTAACAGTTCAACTGCATACCCAATATGCCATCCTTTTATGGGAAGGCCGTCAACGTCAGAAAGAGTCAAAAAAACCTCAAATAGTTAGCATGCCCCAGGTCATCGCCAGGGCAGGTAAAATCAATGCCGATTCGGATGGTGACAACCCGTACGCCGACGACGCGATGTTGTTGCTGGAGCAGGCGATAGAGCGAGGAACCGCACGGTTACAAAAGGCGGTTGCTGAGCTTGAAAAAACCTTATCCGATTTGCCGGGTCAGATCACGATGTCCGATGTTTACTCCGTTTCGCCTTTGAATATCGGTGTATTCAGCCGAACCCCCCTGGGCTACCGTTGTGTCTGGTTACTGGTTGGTTTCGATCAGCTTGCGATGAAAGCTTTCCAGGCCTGGCATTACGGTTTGATTTCACGTCAGAAACGCGATGATTTGCTGAGTAAGGGAGGGCACTGGGTTCGTCAGGTATACGGGGTGGTGCAACAATATCGTTCTGTCAGCGTGACCCGCGATGATATTCGTCTGCAAACGCCAGCCGGTCTTGAGGCTATCAAACGGTTAGGTGAACCGGATGCAGATATATTAACGGGTGTGAAACGTTCAACGTTCTCCCCGTCGTTACGTAATCCTGTCACTGTCTCCGCTGATTCTTCCTCTGATAAAGGAGGCAATGCATGA
- a CDS encoding DUF2857 domain-containing protein: MSNSLSQATNSLLTQLVMELKSGYIRRCESLGLTTEEMQLLHGLTVEDLHYLLNSPVSVLTFQIHHENFSLMLQHAHREQQRMQRIDRALALGGSIEMMQHYFGLTTVEVAARRRMTGISIRQGRCAALSDEENATLWRQWQKSGIDDPSSADGLDVMMLAAEQMDVSLTAVWHAVRGFDVPHTNTAKKAIQAVRNRAERGTVRRPA, encoded by the coding sequence ATGAGTAACAGCTTATCTCAGGCGACCAACAGCTTGTTAACGCAGTTGGTTATGGAGTTGAAGTCCGGCTATATACGCCGTTGTGAGTCTCTGGGACTGACCACAGAGGAAATGCAACTGCTGCATGGCTTAACTGTTGAAGATCTGCATTATCTGCTGAACAGCCCGGTATCGGTACTGACATTTCAAATCCACCATGAAAACTTCTCATTGATGCTGCAGCATGCGCATCGCGAGCAACAACGTATGCAACGTATTGACCGTGCCCTGGCGCTGGGTGGTTCTATTGAGATGATGCAGCACTATTTTGGGTTGACGACGGTTGAAGTCGCCGCGCGTCGGCGTATGACCGGAATTAGCATCCGCCAGGGGCGTTGCGCCGCACTCAGTGATGAAGAAAATGCGACGCTGTGGCGCCAGTGGCAAAAGTCAGGTATTGACGATCCCTCTAGCGCGGATGGTCTGGATGTCATGATGCTGGCCGCCGAGCAAATGGATGTGTCACTCACGGCTGTGTGGCACGCGGTACGCGGCTTCGATGTACCTCATACCAACACGGCCAAAAAAGCCATTCAGGCGGTCCGTAATCGTGCCGAGAGAGGAACGGTGAGGAGGCCGGCATGA
- a CDS encoding DUF2786 domain-containing protein, producing the protein MSSSQRQERLVKLVRKLLELARSNSNAHEAGLALARAQKLMEKYGISELDASLSSIQQAPSQGAPSEAKSKLPEWMSSLAWAVCHAFGCRLYFSWRETPSGYRRNVTFYGFSGRPAVAAYAFDVLSRQLKDATSAYLKTQNKRLKLTTRRARAEQFRAGWVLGVRQVITTFRVSEQERQLMVSWMENQRMGELQTRALKTCRAWSSAGGSVMRIQLSPTGNPSLAPVFLTCLSYRFIFLPFTALSPVAEYLGGNQR; encoded by the coding sequence ATGAGTTCTTCGCAACGACAAGAACGCCTGGTGAAACTGGTTCGTAAACTTCTTGAGCTGGCTCGTAGCAACAGCAATGCTCATGAGGCTGGTCTGGCGTTGGCCCGGGCGCAAAAACTGATGGAAAAATACGGTATCAGTGAGCTGGATGCGAGCCTTTCATCAATACAGCAGGCCCCAAGTCAGGGAGCGCCGTCAGAGGCTAAGAGCAAACTCCCCGAGTGGATGTCCAGTCTGGCATGGGCCGTTTGCCATGCCTTTGGGTGTCGCCTGTATTTCTCCTGGCGAGAAACCCCGTCCGGGTATCGCCGTAATGTGACGTTCTATGGTTTTAGCGGACGCCCGGCTGTTGCCGCTTATGCGTTTGATGTGCTTAGCCGTCAGCTGAAAGATGCCACTTCAGCCTATTTGAAAACCCAGAACAAGCGTTTGAAACTGACTACGCGCCGTGCGCGAGCTGAGCAATTTCGGGCCGGATGGGTTCTGGGCGTTCGGCAGGTCATTACAACGTTTCGGGTTTCTGAACAGGAACGCCAGTTGATGGTGTCATGGATGGAGAATCAGAGAATGGGCGAGTTACAAACACGCGCACTCAAGACCTGTCGCGCTTGGTCATCGGCGGGAGGTTCAGTGATGCGCATTCAATTATCGCCAACGGGTAACCCTTCCCTGGCTCCTGTTTTTCTGACCTGCTTATCTTACCGCTTTATTTTTTTGCCATTCACTGCTTTGAGCCCGGTGGCTGAATATCTGGGGGGGAACCAACGATGA
- a CDS encoding STY4528 family pathogenicity island replication protein: MAERISSEKHTGSADVTNLRSGLLYMGNVHDSIPRRLLLDTRLSPLDKTAWIMIRLYAQQNQGAVFPTYDELQLQLASPLNGKASRETVSRVLLMLRLTGWLSLCRRVRDDKGRVRGNIYAQHDEPLSARDAETLDPTWLDTLAAACEHKNCTVNQTAWSVLSDIQNDPTMRHQHSQMAAIVERLGAPQTPQQMANRVSIREPISHGSITEPGNNPPGSDAELSQFKRSSDTELSHETGNGIQSSFSELILESVTYKDSTKPNYNVRNFTHSVNKKTYVPELPAELQRSMAEDDHRQITAQLCALPAEAARLVLDSLVQTMARGNLNNPTAWLLTVIKRARNGQLFTAGKSSHPAKPKAMRSASRPAPMSTSTQPVRPQAASREHVSGVVAKLRQEMARAKIRK, encoded by the coding sequence ATGGCGGAGCGAATAAGCTCGGAAAAACACACGGGTAGCGCCGATGTTACGAATCTGCGTAGTGGCCTGCTCTATATGGGCAATGTGCATGATTCCATACCCCGCCGATTATTGTTGGACACGCGTTTATCGCCACTGGATAAAACGGCGTGGATAATGATCCGTCTGTATGCGCAACAGAATCAGGGGGCCGTTTTTCCGACTTATGATGAATTACAGTTGCAGCTTGCTTCTCCATTGAACGGCAAAGCATCCCGTGAGACCGTTAGTCGCGTTTTGTTGATGTTACGCCTTACCGGCTGGCTCAGCCTGTGTCGCCGTGTTCGTGACGATAAAGGTCGTGTGCGGGGAAACATCTATGCGCAACACGATGAACCATTATCAGCCCGTGATGCCGAGACATTAGATCCGACCTGGCTTGATACGCTGGCTGCGGCCTGTGAGCATAAAAACTGTACAGTGAATCAAACGGCCTGGTCAGTGTTGTCCGATATCCAAAATGACCCGACAATGCGTCATCAGCATTCGCAGATGGCAGCTATCGTTGAACGATTGGGAGCGCCGCAAACGCCTCAGCAAATGGCGAACCGCGTGTCCATCAGGGAGCCTATTTCCCATGGTTCTATAACCGAACCCGGTAATAATCCCCCCGGTTCGGATGCCGAACTTAGCCAATTTAAGCGCAGTTCGGATACCGAACTCAGTCATGAAACGGGTAATGGAATACAGAGTTCGTTTTCCGAACTTATTCTGGAATCAGTTACTTACAAGGATTCAACCAAACCGAACTATAACGTACGTAATTTCACACACAGTGTGAATAAAAAAACGTACGTACCAGAACTACCAGCCGAACTGCAACGCAGCATGGCTGAGGATGACCACAGGCAGATCACTGCTCAGCTTTGCGCATTGCCTGCTGAAGCTGCCCGGCTAGTACTGGATAGCCTTGTTCAGACGATGGCCCGAGGAAACCTGAATAACCCGACTGCCTGGCTGCTGACGGTGATAAAACGCGCCCGGAATGGCCAATTGTTCACAGCAGGAAAATCTTCCCACCCGGCCAAACCTAAAGCAATGCGTTCGGCATCACGCCCGGCGCCTATGTCAACATCAACGCAACCCGTTCGTCCTCAAGCAGCCTCACGGGAACATGTCAGTGGTGTTGTGGCCAAATTACGTCAGGAAATGGCTCGAGCCAAAATTAGAAAATGA
- a CDS encoding DNA adenine methylase has product MSATPSPLRYPGGKAAIQDMISAIICSNNLTGGHYAEPYAGGGGLALSLLFKQYVHEIHLNDLDRSVWSFWHSILNNTEQFIDKIMTTSVTIEEWHKQRDVQNNRDSYNDFELGFSSFFLNRTNRSGIILKAGVIGGLEQKSKYSLDCRFNKKGLVDRIKRVEKYKHRIHLYNQDAIDFMNDIDTRMPKNSMFCIDPPYFDKGSLLYTNFYNVDDHKKVSDAILKLKHPWLLTYDNAPEINDLYRNCNRYTYPLNYSAARKRVGTELLVTQDGIFIPDNLGITRIVKKEKIVNTGEVIISS; this is encoded by the coding sequence ATGTCAGCAACTCCGTCACCATTACGATATCCAGGAGGGAAGGCCGCAATCCAAGATATGATTTCGGCTATAATTTGTTCAAACAACCTTACTGGCGGACACTATGCAGAACCCTACGCTGGAGGTGGCGGACTTGCTTTGTCATTATTATTCAAACAATATGTACATGAAATACACTTAAATGATCTTGATCGTTCAGTCTGGTCATTCTGGCATAGCATACTTAATAATACAGAACAGTTCATTGATAAAATAATGACAACGTCTGTTACTATAGAAGAATGGCATAAGCAGAGGGATGTGCAGAATAACAGGGATAGTTATAACGATTTTGAATTGGGATTTTCTTCATTCTTTCTTAACAGAACTAATCGTTCTGGTATTATTTTGAAAGCTGGAGTTATCGGTGGTTTAGAACAAAAAAGCAAGTACTCCTTAGATTGTAGATTCAACAAGAAAGGATTAGTAGACAGGATTAAAAGAGTAGAAAAGTACAAACATAGAATCCATTTGTATAATCAGGATGCAATTGATTTTATGAACGACATTGACACTAGAATGCCAAAAAATTCAATGTTTTGTATCGATCCCCCTTACTTTGATAAAGGTTCATTGCTTTATACTAACTTTTATAATGTTGATGATCATAAAAAGGTGTCTGACGCAATTTTAAAACTAAAGCATCCATGGCTTTTAACTTATGATAATGCACCAGAAATTAACGATCTATATAGGAATTGTAATCGCTATACATATCCATTGAATTATTCTGCTGCAAGGAAAAGAGTTGGAACAGAATTACTTGTAACTCAAGATGGTATATTTATTCCAGATAATTTAGGAATTACAAGAATTGTCAAGAAGGAAAAAATAGTGAACACGGGTGAAGTCATAATATCAAGTTAA
- a CDS encoding Abi family protein — MQLEDYISAERLKIYADVLKLKPGEELGGYNWNKAIASAMQPLMQCLEVTLRNAIDYSIRHHPMPGAVGHWRTDANWIFDLPRYIGDKVLIRQGKRFKKNARGQIIHRDKKPVYDRTAWEEDCIRKVSKRIKDAGKQPTAERVISGLDFGFWTNFLTSNYNEPRNRSLLWPQLLPEVFPGASAKTGRHILEKKFTRIRDLRNRLAHHEAIWKFQEENPLTGAPDYNRPVYGLNASLQLLRRAWNDMLEALYWLSPARHSAFLAEGHHIRFETLATQEGLLSFISRKQLVNGLNIRRSKEVRRLLRELSQQKIVRLTNRTRIIAIIGPDFIRM, encoded by the coding sequence ATGCAGTTGGAAGATTATATCTCGGCCGAGCGGCTAAAAATTTACGCCGATGTGCTGAAGCTTAAGCCAGGTGAAGAACTGGGTGGATATAACTGGAACAAGGCAATTGCCAGTGCAATGCAGCCACTTATGCAGTGTCTTGAAGTGACGCTGCGCAATGCCATCGATTACAGCATTCGCCATCATCCTATGCCCGGGGCTGTGGGTCATTGGCGCACGGATGCCAACTGGATCTTTGATTTGCCCCGTTATATTGGTGATAAAGTTTTGATCCGTCAGGGAAAACGATTTAAGAAAAATGCCCGTGGTCAGATTATTCATCGTGATAAAAAGCCTGTTTATGACAGAACAGCCTGGGAAGAAGATTGTATTCGGAAGGTATCAAAGCGGATCAAAGATGCAGGTAAACAACCCACTGCGGAACGGGTGATTTCTGGACTGGATTTTGGTTTTTGGACCAATTTCCTGACGAGTAATTATAATGAGCCCCGAAACCGTTCTCTGCTGTGGCCTCAGTTGCTACCGGAGGTCTTTCCTGGTGCATCAGCCAAAACGGGACGTCATATTCTGGAAAAAAAATTTACTCGTATACGTGATCTGCGTAATCGTCTTGCCCACCATGAAGCCATATGGAAATTTCAGGAAGAAAATCCACTTACCGGCGCGCCAGATTATAACCGACCGGTATACGGACTGAATGCTTCACTACAACTGCTGCGCAGAGCCTGGAATGATATGCTGGAGGCATTGTACTGGCTCAGCCCGGCACGCCATTCCGCATTCTTGGCTGAAGGCCACCATATTCGTTTTGAAACGCTGGCTACTCAGGAGGGGCTGCTTAGTTTCATTAGTCGCAAACAACTGGTGAACGGCCTGAATATCAGACGAAGTAAAGAAGTCAGAAGATTGCTACGGGAACTCAGCCAGCAAAAGATCGTAAGACTGACAAATCGTACACGTATCATTGCCATTATTGGCCCTGATTTTATCCGTATGTGA
- a CDS encoding ParE family toxin-like protein: MKPMILMPGLQAPRSAPPSCQKKAKALVQQFRRGERNYKNIHVKGKHAPGRAWMKINVGATWRLLSRNSGADWELLTHERYNNEIWK, encoded by the coding sequence ATGAAACCCATGATCTTGATGCCCGGTTTGCAGGCCCCTCGTTCTGCTCCGCCATCTTGCCAGAAAAAAGCGAAAGCGCTGGTTCAGCAGTTTCGCCGCGGCGAGCGGAATTACAAAAATATCCATGTAAAAGGTAAGCATGCCCCAGGGCGTGCCTGGATGAAGATTAATGTCGGGGCCACCTGGCGACTGTTAAGCCGTAACAGTGGCGCAGACTGGGAGTTACTCACCCACGAACGCTACAACAATGAAATTTGGAAGTGA
- a CDS encoding ParA family protein: MENIVTKATEASASTRPQIVPMVSTKGGEGKSTQSANLAGFLADAGKKTLLIDGDHSQPTASSIFALEYEAPSGLYELLMKSVDLNQPEHIVSRSVIPNLDIIVSNDPHDRLSSAMLHAPDGRMRLRNVLQHPLFQGYDVIIIDSKGAASVMLELILLASTEFSVGVIKPILPDTREFLRGTLGLMEGLLPLTCYGISLPRIRILTNCMEFTNLDQQTLESLNNIITNGLYPRADAFNVSLLNTLIPKLEIYKMGHACGQPVHRLERTTTRTSTQAAAVTMHHLACELFPYWKPDFDSLLMGNKEVLA, from the coding sequence ATGGAAAATATCGTTACTAAAGCCACTGAAGCTTCTGCCAGTACCCGGCCGCAAATCGTCCCTATGGTCTCAACCAAAGGCGGCGAAGGAAAATCGACACAAAGTGCCAACCTCGCCGGTTTTCTGGCGGATGCGGGTAAAAAGACTCTCCTCATTGATGGTGACCACTCTCAACCTACCGCAAGTAGTATATTCGCCCTGGAATACGAGGCACCCAGCGGCCTGTACGAATTGTTGATGAAGTCAGTCGATCTCAATCAGCCTGAACATATCGTTTCACGGTCAGTCATCCCAAATCTGGACATTATTGTTTCTAACGATCCGCATGACCGCCTGTCTTCTGCCATGCTTCACGCGCCTGATGGTCGTATGCGTCTGCGCAATGTGCTGCAGCATCCTTTGTTTCAGGGCTATGACGTCATTATCATCGATTCTAAAGGCGCGGCTTCAGTGATGCTGGAGCTTATCTTACTTGCCAGCACTGAATTTTCGGTAGGTGTTATCAAACCTATATTACCGGATACTCGTGAGTTCTTGCGTGGCACCCTGGGGTTGATGGAAGGGCTATTACCGCTGACCTGCTACGGGATTTCATTACCACGCATTCGTATTCTGACCAACTGCATGGAATTTACGAACCTTGACCAGCAAACGCTGGAAAGCTTGAACAACATTATCACCAACGGCCTATATCCCCGGGCAGACGCATTCAACGTCTCTCTCCTTAATACCCTGATCCCAAAATTAGAAATCTACAAAATGGGGCACGCCTGCGGCCAGCCGGTTCACCGTCTTGAAAGAACGACGACACGCACATCCACTCAGGCCGCTGCTGTTACTATGCATCATCTGGCCTGCGAGTTGTTTCCGTATTGGAAGCCTGACTTTGACTCACTTCTGATGGGGAACAAGGAGGTGCTGGCATGA
- the dnaB-PI gene encoding SPI-7-type island replicative DNA helicase gives MTKGRAVSEQTVNVPYSADAEQAVIGGLMLDNDRWDDVLPLIRDTDFYLPAHRRIFQAMVQLMASQQPIDLITLSDSLEQNTAIESVGGFAYLAEMAKNTPSAANIVAYANIVAERSRLRGLLQLGRELSAEAVVPRADAAVLTARAEQQLFQLSEQTQTQQNVSLITGLESLASHLEMVNGGNGITGTPTGFARLDAITCGLQGGDLILLAARPSMGKTSLGLSFCAGALRDSSKPAFCFSLEMPRAQLLQRLVSMLGRVALARLRSGQLDDEDWARISQAVAEMTPWEDRLIIDDESYQTPALLRSRARRYTRLYGRPGLIMVDYLQLMRCPGQENRTQEISEISRSLKALAKELDCPVVALSQLNRQLESRADKRPFNGDLRDSGALEQDADVIAFVYRDEVYDADTQDVGIAEIIIGKQRQGATGTIRVKFEGQYTAFSDLPDGQYAGAGRA, from the coding sequence ATGACTAAGGGGCGAGCCGTGTCAGAACAAACCGTAAACGTACCTTATTCCGCTGATGCCGAGCAAGCTGTGATCGGCGGGTTGATGCTGGATAACGATCGCTGGGATGATGTGCTGCCGCTGATCCGGGATACCGATTTTTATCTGCCGGCACACCGCCGGATTTTTCAGGCGATGGTGCAACTTATGGCCAGCCAGCAGCCAATCGATCTGATTACTTTATCCGATTCGTTGGAGCAAAACACAGCTATTGAATCGGTTGGTGGATTTGCCTATCTAGCTGAAATGGCAAAAAACACGCCGAGTGCGGCCAACATTGTTGCCTATGCCAATATTGTTGCTGAGCGTAGCAGGCTGCGTGGACTTCTCCAGTTAGGGCGTGAATTAAGCGCCGAAGCAGTCGTTCCCCGTGCCGATGCGGCCGTACTGACCGCACGGGCGGAACAGCAATTGTTCCAACTGTCAGAACAGACACAAACACAGCAAAATGTGAGTCTGATTACCGGTCTTGAATCGCTGGCCAGTCATCTGGAAATGGTTAACGGTGGTAATGGCATTACCGGAACGCCGACCGGTTTCGCCAGACTGGATGCGATTACCTGTGGCTTGCAGGGCGGCGACCTCATTTTACTCGCTGCACGTCCTTCCATGGGGAAAACCTCTCTGGGTCTCTCATTCTGCGCCGGCGCACTTCGAGACTCCAGTAAGCCGGCATTTTGTTTTAGCCTTGAGATGCCGCGAGCACAGTTGCTGCAACGGCTTGTTTCGATGCTGGGACGGGTAGCGTTAGCACGGCTGCGCAGTGGTCAACTGGATGATGAAGACTGGGCACGGATCAGCCAGGCTGTCGCGGAAATGACGCCCTGGGAAGATCGCTTAATCATTGATGATGAAAGCTACCAGACACCAGCCTTGCTGCGTTCACGCGCACGACGCTATACCCGCCTTTATGGCCGGCCGGGCCTTATCATGGTGGACTATCTGCAACTGATGCGTTGCCCAGGTCAGGAAAACCGTACGCAGGAAATCTCTGAGATCTCACGGAGTCTCAAAGCGCTGGCCAAAGAGCTGGACTGCCCGGTGGTAGCGTTGTCTCAACTGAATCGTCAATTGGAGAGCCGAGCGGATAAACGCCCGTTTAACGGCGACCTTCGTGATTCTGGCGCGCTGGAGCAGGATGCTGACGTCATTGCTTTTGTTTACCGTGACGAGGTGTATGACGCCGACACGCAGGATGTGGGTATTGCCGAAATCATCATTGGCAAACAGCGCCAGGGGGCTACCGGCACCATCCGCGTTAAGTTTGAAGGACAATATACCGCTTTCAGCGATCTCCCTGACGGGCAATATGCTGGCGCAGGGAGGGCATGA
- a CDS encoding ParB family protein has translation MARSKNKVLDLSSALLQQGKTALGTQPETTSVTPLPVSELPMVLTLDELAPNPDNPRTSRNPKYEEIKASIQARGLDTVPKVTRDPEAGSQVYIFSDGGNTRYQILCELWQETGEKRFYRFPCLFKPWPGRLSCVIGHLAENDVRGDLSFIEKALGIRKARSIYEEQLGKCVTLRELSSLLAEEGYPVHFSGISRMEDTVKYLYPSMPALLESGLGAPQIRQLLSLRSDAEKTWKFFANDVSTTRSFDEVFAAVCRHFDAPEMYSLDMFRDELIGALVEALPHPSLNYDRWLLELDPKEQNRRKHLGEPTSLSVQSLEIDDSLSSEGSPEEKSSQLPPDVAEHPGDQNIAPTALGSALFDSEGKQDNTSEEQQEETPAPSFNTTRVETQPDLYGAPAILSGETGSASGSAPLPDNDEVLTRSLFQPPHLVMEPQQDNTEHSEVAFAEIGLEPVGTIWAIPTLQDDIEHLQVMTFRLAFELAEVAGCEAEIKADRSGLYAAGYELVDLHLAAGCIERPSPFTVFLLSLAGADNIDHDGCSLGDVLIGTERAADLPLLDDIHAVKLMRLIRVMRRLRELQRDVPATEDNS, from the coding sequence ATGGCGCGTTCAAAAAACAAGGTACTCGATCTTAGCAGCGCATTATTGCAACAGGGTAAAACTGCGTTGGGCACGCAGCCTGAAACAACCTCAGTCACTCCGCTTCCTGTTAGTGAACTACCGATGGTGCTGACTTTGGATGAACTGGCGCCCAACCCGGACAATCCCCGGACTTCCCGTAACCCTAAATATGAGGAAATCAAAGCTTCTATTCAGGCCAGAGGGTTGGACACTGTGCCAAAAGTTACCCGGGATCCGGAAGCCGGTTCGCAGGTTTATATCTTCAGTGATGGTGGCAACACCCGCTACCAAATCCTGTGCGAACTGTGGCAGGAAACCGGGGAAAAGCGTTTTTACCGTTTTCCTTGTTTGTTCAAACCGTGGCCGGGCCGTTTGTCCTGTGTCATTGGACATCTGGCCGAAAATGACGTGCGTGGCGACCTGAGTTTTATTGAAAAAGCGCTGGGTATCAGAAAGGCTCGCTCTATTTATGAAGAGCAATTGGGTAAGTGCGTCACTCTCCGGGAGCTTTCTTCCTTACTTGCTGAGGAAGGTTATCCGGTGCATTTCTCGGGGATCAGCCGAATGGAAGATACGGTGAAGTATCTGTATCCATCCATGCCGGCACTACTTGAATCAGGGCTGGGGGCGCCGCAAATCAGGCAGTTGCTTTCCCTGCGTAGTGACGCTGAAAAAACCTGGAAATTCTTTGCTAATGATGTTTCCACAACGCGCTCTTTTGATGAAGTATTTGCTGCCGTTTGCCGTCATTTTGACGCTCCTGAAATGTATTCACTGGATATGTTCCGTGACGAGTTGATTGGTGCTCTCGTAGAAGCACTGCCACATCCCTCGCTCAACTATGACCGTTGGTTACTGGAACTCGATCCAAAGGAACAAAATCGGCGTAAGCATTTGGGGGAACCAACATCATTATCGGTACAATCTTTAGAAATTGATGATTCCTTGTCATCAGAGGGATCTCCTGAGGAGAAAAGCAGTCAATTACCGCCGGACGTAGCTGAACATCCGGGCGATCAGAATATTGCGCCGACAGCCCTGGGTAGCGCTTTGTTTGATTCAGAGGGCAAGCAGGACAACACTTCGGAGGAACAGCAGGAAGAGACACCGGCTCCTTCTTTCAATACGACGCGTGTAGAGACCCAGCCTGATTTATACGGTGCGCCGGCGATACTCTCTGGTGAAACCGGAAGTGCCTCAGGGAGTGCCCCCTTACCGGACAACGATGAGGTATTAACGCGTTCTCTATTCCAGCCCCCGCACTTGGTCATGGAGCCACAACAAGATAATACCGAACATTCTGAGGTTGCTTTTGCTGAAATAGGTCTGGAGCCTGTCGGCACTATCTGGGCCATTCCAACACTGCAGGATGATATTGAACATCTGCAGGTAATGACGTTCCGTCTGGCTTTCGAACTGGCCGAAGTCGCGGGGTGCGAAGCTGAAATCAAAGCTGACAGATCCGGATTGTACGCGGCCGGCTATGAGTTGGTCGATCTGCATCTGGCGGCCGGGTGTATTGAACGACCCTCCCCTTTTACTGTTTTTCTGCTTTCTCTTGCCGGCGCCGACAACATCGACCATGACGGTTGTTCACTGGGTGATGTGTTAATCGGAACGGAGAGGGCTGCTGACTTACCGCTGCTTGACGACATTCACGCCGTCAAGCTGATGCGCCTTATCCGGGTTATGCGTCGTCTGCGCGAGCTGCAGCGTGACGTACCTGCAACGGAGGATAATAGCTGA
- a CDS encoding recombinase family protein — MRLFGYARVSTSQQSLDIQIKALKDAGVKTNRIFCDKASGSHTDRKGLDLLRMKVEEGDTILIKKLDRLGRDTADMIQLIKEFDQMGVAIKFLDDGIGTEGDMGKMVVTILSAVAQAERQRILERTNEGRLEAKVKGIKFGRKRTVNREQVQILRDQGIGATEISRKMNVARSTVYKILENK; from the coding sequence ATGCGGCTTTTTGGCTATGCGCGGGTCTCAACCAGCCAACAGTCTCTCGACATTCAGATCAAGGCACTTAAAGACGCTGGCGTGAAAACAAATCGAATCTTTTGTGACAAAGCATCCGGGAGCCATACCGACAGAAAAGGTCTGGATCTACTTCGTATGAAGGTTGAAGAAGGCGATACCATTCTGATTAAGAAACTAGACAGGCTTGGTCGTGATACCGCTGACATGATTCAGTTGATTAAAGAATTTGATCAAATGGGGGTCGCGATTAAGTTTCTTGACGATGGTATTGGGACTGAAGGCGATATGGGCAAAATGGTCGTTACTATTTTGTCTGCAGTAGCTCAGGCTGAGCGACAACGTATACTTGAACGAACGAATGAAGGCCGTCTTGAAGCCAAAGTGAAAGGTATCAAATTTGGGCGGAAAAGGACGGTCAACAGGGAACAGGTGCAAATCTTACGTGATCAGGGGATTGGCGCTACAGAAATTTCGCGAAAGATGAATGTTGCACGTTCAACAGTGTATAAAATATTAGAGAATAAATAG